One Mycobacteriales bacterium DNA segment encodes these proteins:
- a CDS encoding ROK family protein, producing the protein MSAASSVSPGVVVGLDIGGTSTNATVLDGFGRFLVDDLCETPSRVLEGPQATLGALRTSFEGVLAQTALTPGAVVAVGLDTPGPASADGVISSKGSTNFNQPEWRGFDIRGALATELGLPVVYTNDANAAALYAHHLHFGVEAERRSSVAAIVGTGLGGGVVESGRVVQGAAGMAGELGHVQIPMHGLLREDQPLPVCNCGFVGDAESVASLTGIVNNLLPYWLGRYPDHPLAQVRPIRAAAMKVRGLAEDGDELALAVFEQQAAALGRLFTIAANFTDPHAYFLGGGVVEAAPHFRSWFLDKVRENTQLRDEQEKVATLELVPDRDMAGARGAAIAARDAAEAAAR; encoded by the coding sequence ATGTCCGCAGCGTCCTCAGTCAGCCCGGGTGTCGTGGTAGGTCTGGACATCGGCGGCACCTCCACCAACGCGACCGTCCTCGACGGCTTCGGCCGGTTCCTCGTCGACGACCTGTGCGAGACGCCGAGCCGGGTGCTCGAAGGTCCACAGGCGACACTGGGCGCGCTGCGCACGTCGTTCGAGGGGGTGCTGGCGCAGACCGCGCTGACCCCGGGCGCGGTGGTGGCGGTCGGGCTGGACACGCCCGGGCCGGCCAGCGCGGACGGGGTGATCTCGTCCAAGGGCTCGACGAACTTCAACCAGCCCGAGTGGCGCGGCTTCGACATCCGCGGCGCGCTGGCGACCGAGCTCGGGCTGCCGGTGGTCTACACCAACGACGCCAACGCGGCCGCGCTCTACGCGCACCACCTGCACTTCGGGGTGGAGGCCGAGCGGCGCTCGTCGGTGGCCGCGATCGTCGGCACCGGCCTCGGCGGCGGGGTGGTCGAGAGCGGCCGGGTCGTGCAGGGCGCGGCCGGCATGGCCGGCGAGCTCGGGCACGTACAGATCCCGATGCACGGGCTGCTGCGGGAGGACCAGCCGCTGCCGGTCTGCAACTGCGGCTTCGTCGGCGACGCCGAGAGCGTCGCCTCGCTGACCGGGATCGTGAACAACCTGCTGCCGTACTGGTTGGGTCGCTACCCGGACCACCCGCTGGCCCAGGTGCGGCCGATCCGGGCGGCGGCGATGAAGGTGCGCGGGCTGGCCGAGGACGGGGACGAGCTGGCGCTGGCCGTGTTCGAGCAGCAGGCCGCCGCGCTCGGGCGGCTGTTCACGATCGCGGCCAACTTCACCGACCCGCACGCGTACTTCCTCGGCGGCGGCGTGGTCGAGGCGGCGCCGCACTTCCGGTCCTGGTTCCTGGACAAGGTCCGGGAGAACACCCAGCTGCGGGACGAGCAGGAGAAGGTGGCGACGCTGGAGCTGGTCCCGGACCGGGACATGGCCGGCGCGCGCGGGGCGGCCATCGCCGCCCGCGACGCCGCGGAGGCCGCGGCCCGGTAG